GCGGCCGGCGGTGACCTGAAACTTGAACCGGATCCCCAGGGGGGAGCGCGGGCGCATGTCGTCTTGCGACTGACACTTTGAGATAGACACTCTGTGACAGACATTTTGAGGAACCGAGAATGCAAAAACCACAGCTCCTCATCGTGGATGATGAGGAACGGATTCGGGAAGGCCTTCAATTGGTGTTGGAGCCGATGGGCCTGGAGGTTGTTTGCGCCGGCAGCGCGGAAGAGGGATTGGAGGCTCTGCAGAGCCACTCTATCAATATCATCCTCATGGATCTTTACCTTCCCGGAATGAACGGCATCGAGGCTTTGGAAAGGATCGTGCGGGATCATCCCCAAATCCCCTGTATCATGATTTCCGGACAGGGCGGCATCGCCGATGCGGTTCGCGCCGTTCAACTCGGCGCCTTTGATTTTATCGAGAAGCCGGTCCAGCCCAATCGCCTCGCGGTAACTATTGAGAAGGCTCTACGCCACCACAAGATCCTCAATGAACTGAAAGCGCACCGGGATGAAATACGCCGGGAATGGCAACTGGTGGGATCCTGCCCTGCCATGAAAAAACTCAAGGCCGAAATTTCCAGGTCCGCGCCCAGTACAGGATGGGTCTTGATCGAAGGTGAAAATGGAACGGGGAGGAACTGGTGGCGCGTCTTATCCATGAAGAGAGCGCGCGGCGGGACCAGCCCTTCATCCGTCTCAACAGCGCCGCCCTCCCCACTGAGCTGGTAGAGAGTGAACTTTTTGGTCATGAGGCGGGCGCTTTCACCGGTGCTACAAAACGCAGAAAGGGCAAGCTGGAGCAGGCCCATGAAGGGACCCTTTTTTTGGATGAGGTCGCTGATATGGATCTGGCCGCGCAGGCAAAACTGCTGCGGGCCCTGGGAACAGGTGAGGTGGAGCGGGTCGGCGGATCGGAGATCCTGCATGTTGATGTCCGTCTTGTTTGCGCCACCAACCGCAATCTGCGGGCTGAGGTTGACGCGGGGCGTTTCCGCGAGGATCTCTATTTCCGAATCTGCGTCATCCCCATTGCGGTTCCCGCGCTGAGGGATCGCAATGGCGATATCCTTGAACTGGCGGAGCACTTCCTCGCGAGGTGTTGCGCGGAAAACGGCCGTCCCCCCCTTCAATTGGAGGCCGACGCCCGGCGGGTCTTACAGGAGCATCAATGGCCCGGGAATGTCAGGGAGTTGAGGAATCTGATGGAACGGCTCGCCATCATGCATCCAACCAACATTGTTAGCGCGGAGGGATTGTACAATTATCTCCCGCCGGCCGGGCCGTCCAGCGCCCTCGGCGCGGGAACGCCGCGAGGAGAACAGGCGGCTTTGGCGGATGAGGATTTGGGTCCTGCGCCGGCGGCCGGCCATGCGGCTCCCGACGCCGATTCCGAATCGTCCGCCCTTCTTAAAGAGCGGTTGGAAGAGGCGGAGAAAAAGATCATCGAGGATGTTCTGCAGCGCTGGGGTTGGAATGTTACGCGGGCGGCCGAGGAGTTGGGCGTCGACCGGGCGACCCTGCATCGGCGAACCCGCCGCTTAGGTGTTCAGCGGCCCCGGCCCGATGCCTCCGATTGAGTCACCCATTCTGGATTCAGGGCTGATACCGCCGGCGCAACAATGTGCGGCAGAGATGTACCATCGGTTGCAAGTTGAACGTTACAAGACTGCCACACTCCATCGGGGTCAATGGAGTTGCCGGGAGAGGCCTTTCCAAGCAAGGGCCCAGCAACAGGTTGGATCAGGGTATCGCCAACGGGAACCGGCATGAAGCATGCTATAGAGGAGAACCGGGGGAGCATCGTATCCCGTGGAATCCCCGCCCACAAGACTCTGATATTGGTTTCTCGCAAGGAGACAAAGAGATGAGACAGCCTTCATGCCTCTTCTGGATCCCGGTCCTCCTGCTGTGCCTTGGCCTGATGAACTCGTCTATTGAGGCGGCTCAGCAATCTCCACTCCCCTTTGATTTGGAGACAGGCTGGGAAAGAGATGATTTTGAGCCTCTTTTTATCATGAATAGGGTACAAGACTACAGTTTTGGCGCCACCTGGAAACTTTTAAATGAGGAATCATATTATCCCAATCTCAAGATATCGACGCTCTACAGCACCGGCACAAAAGTCTGGTATCCCGGGATCTATGCCGAACAGCCCTTTATCTCTTCCGGTTTGTTAAATCTCTGGGTGGATTATGGAAAAGAGGCCCAACCGTTCGGCTTTGACGATCATATCCTGACACGCGCAGAAAACACCGCCGCCGCCTTTTTTATTCGTGAAGATTTTATGGATTATGTAGAAGTGCGCCGGGTTGCCGGCGGTCTGCGGATCGGCCCCTTTGCCGATCAGTCGCTCTCTTTGGGGATGACGAGCGAGCGCCACCGGTCAATGAACCGGGTGACGCAGCTCTCCGGGCTCTTCGGCGGCCACAAGGTTTTCCCGCCTAATGCGATGGCCTCGGAAATGGAGCCGATCCTCCTTAAGGCTAGGTATGATTGGAGAATCCCCGGCGGTTGGACACCCTGGAGCCGTGAGGTTTGGAACAACCGCGATTCCGGTCTCTGGATGACATGGGAGGGCTGGTGGGCGCACCCCGATCTGGGAGGAAAGATGAACCTTTCCCGCCACCTGGTCGAAGGCCGTTTTCACCTGGCGCTGAACCGGTTTGTTAAATTGAGGGCCCGCGCCGCGGTCGGCTGGACTCCCCATGGGAACCGCGAAGGCTTCGGCTTTCCGATTTACCCCGGCCGGGAAGGGACACTGGTGGCGGAACCGGGTGGGGACTCTTTCCTCACCGGTCCCGGAAGAGTCCCACCCCAATGGACCTTTCATGCCGGCGGGATCGGGACTCTCAGGGGTCATGATGAGAAGGAATTCGTGGGGGATCAACTCCTCTTGGCGAACTTGGAATACGCCATCCGGCCCGAAAGGTCATTCGAAATCTATTTGTTCACAGATTTAGGGAAAGCATGGTATCAAGACTCTGCCCCCTATGCCGGCGAGGGGTTCTTCGGCAAAGGGCAGCTGGAGTGGGATGGCGGCCTTGGGGTCGAGATGGCGAACGGCGGTGTCCGCGTGCAAATGGGTCAAAACCTCCGGGATATGGACAAGGATCCGAGGTTTACACTGAGGTTACAGCGAGCCTTTTAATTTTGTATAAAAAGAACCGCACCACGATTTGCACATTGTTTTGCGCCCTAACCCTGGGCGCCATGGCTTCCCCATCCCCCGCGTTGAATGTTGAATTCGAGTCGATACAGATCGATTCGACGGGATTGGTCATCGGGCTGGAATTTCCTGATCTCTATGCGCCGCTGCATGAGCGTTTGTTGCAGGGACTGCCTGCCACCATTGTCATGGAATGCGAGCTTTGGAAGAATCGATCAACCTGGTTCGACAGCCGGATCCTCCGGAACGCCTATCTGCTGAAAATGGACTACGACACGTGGAACCAGGAATTTCTTCTTAGAAACACAGAGAGAGAGTACCGCGAGACCGATACACTGATTGTAAAATCTTTGGTTGAAAGGCAGAAATTGACCTTTCCCTGGAATCCTCCCCCCGACTCTTCCCGCGTCTACTATCTCACCGTGCAGGCGACATTGAAGCTCCTAACCGTCGACGATATCCGGGAGGTGGAGGATTGGCTCGGCGGCCATCTCAAACGGCGCAAATCGCCGCTCGGGATACCCTTCAGCCTGTTGGGAATCTTGAAGGAAGCGTCGGGGTTGGGTGATCGAACAGCAAGGGCGAATTCGGGCAGGTTCCGGATCGAGATTAGCGCAGAAGGGTTATACGTCCACAGAATCCCTGCGTCGCCGTCGTGAGTTTAACAAAGTAGGCTCCCGCGGAAAGGACCCGGCCCGCGGCGTCGCATCCATCCCACACAATGGTGAAACGATCCCGCCCGTCAGCCTGAAAATCCCGTTCATAGACCCTGCGGCCGCTGATATCCAGAATCTCGACCGTCCCCTTGCCCTGCTCAGGGATGCGAAACGTCAAATGCTGGCCCGGCCGGAAGGGGTTCGGGCCGATCACCAGCGGTTCTATCGCGGGCGCCGCACTCACCAGCGGCAGCAGCGACGCCATGAAGTCGGCCAAACCGGACACATCTCTCGGATCCGCCAGGTTGCGATTCTCGTGACCCGTCGCCCGCGCCCTGGACCCTCCGAAAAGAATCCGGAAATCTTCGGCGAAGATCTCGTGAGGCCTGTTGGCGTGCTCCGCCTGGGCGTTATAGATCGTATAGTCTTCAATGCCCCGTATCCTTCGATACATTTCCCATCCCTCGGCATTTTGATCTTTCAAGTAGAGCTGATGGATCACATGTCCCGCCTCATGCGCCACCAGAAAATGAATCTGTTCTTCGGTGTATTCCAGAACGCCGGGGGAAATATAAACCGCGCCTCTACTCGCCGTCGACCGGAGTTGACCGGAACGCGGATAGGGGAGGATAAAAACCCTGATGTTCAGTGCATGAGCAAACCGCAGATCTAAAGCCGAAAGGGCCTCATCGACCGTCTCGATGGAGGCGGGGTGAAAAAGACCGTCTCCGGGATTCGCAATCTCGGAATCCTTGACATCAGTGATAAAGCGGACCGTTGATCCATCTTCCTGCATGAAATGAAGATCGCCATTCAAGGTGAGGGTCGAAGAGCGAAGGATCTCATCGGGTGCAATGACTTGAACGGCGGCATGCGCCGGATACAGCAGAGCGGACGTTGACAGAAGCAGCCCGATCGCGGCGGCAAGAATCCATCCGCCCGTCATTGCGGAATGCCGCTGAGCCGATCCCCTACTGGTCGAAATATGTCCAATCGCCGTGTGAGTCATGTATACATTTTAACAGACTCCGGCCCTGATCGGACGATGAAAAATTATTTGCCGAGTTTTTTATATAAGTTGGGTCAAATCACCCATTGATGGTCGGATTCGCTCCAGGTTGTTGAGGATCAGGTGGTTTATTCGGCGGTTGGAACGGCTGCGTTTCCATGTGTGTTTCTATTTGAGACATACCTTGAGGGAGACCTCGAGAGGCGGCCGGAGGGTAGGCCGCCGCCGGGCCCGGATTCGGCCGGCTGCCGATACGGCTGAGGAGCACGGCGCCCATCCCCACGGAGGTGATGACGAGCTTCAGTGCGACCAGCAGAAATCCCAGGGCGGCGGCGCCGGGGATATTGACGTACTGCCAAATATTGACGATCTCAACAATGACAAAGAGCAACGCCAGGCCAAGCGCATAACTCATCTCAAAACCTGATTCCTTTTTCCGCATCGAGAAGAGCAGCGTCCGCCCAATCGACCAGAGAACGGCGCAAAAACCCATAAAGGTGAGAATCGCCATGACAAAGGGCAGCAAAATGGCCGCGGGAATGCCAATGATCGTGATGAGAAGAAGAATGAACAGCAGTACCGATCCCGGAATGGTAATTATCCCGAGAAAGAGAGAGGGGAAAAACTTTTGTTCAACCGTGATCCGTATATTCTCCATGCGCCGGGAGCTGATCGCTTGGAAGAGCCATCCGAAGAGAAACGCTCCGATAAACAGCGCCATGATCAGGATGGAGCGGAGGCCGGGGGGAGGACCCTGATGGAATTTGGTGCGGAAGATTTGGGGCGTGAAAATTGGACTGAAAGCGCCGATTGAGATCTCCTTGCCGCCGACCACGGCGTCCGGATCCGAGTCTACCCCTCCCCCAACCGAAACACAGTCACCATCAACGACGGCGGTGGCCAAAAGGACGACATCACCGCCGACGGCGACGACGTCCCCCTCGACCACGCCTCGGACACGAATCGAGCCGCCGATGCAAACCACGGAACCGTCAATCCGGTCCCCTTCTTCAATAACAACATTTTCCCCCATCCGAATGATGTCGCCCGTCGTCCGGTTGTTTTGGGAACTGCGGACCGTCACCCGCTTTTTCAAATCTTTTCTAAGCTCTTCATGGCCGATCAATGCGATCAGCGAGTCGAGATCGGCGGTCAGATCCCCCTTGAGCATCATCGCGAGGGAATCTTCACCGGACGGAAGGCGGACCCAGACCCGTGTCATATCGTCGGAATCGTATTCTACAGAGTAGCGCCCCACATCCTTTGCATCAGTGCTTTCCTGCGCGTGAGCCGGCGACACGAGGAGATAATGCGCAACGAAGCCCGCCAGAAGGCCCAATGCTACGGCGAGAACCGATGCGGAAATGTTCATCATGAGGGCCCTAAGGCTCACATTATGAGTGGACATGATGCACCTCCCTCTGCGTTTTGGATTCGGGATGACCCACAATGCGCCAAAGTATCGCGACGGATAAAAGCATGAACCCAAAGATGAGGAGGATTGATTCAACAGGAAAGGCCGCGCGGAGCAACGCTTCCGGATTTAAGACCCGTCCGACAATGTTAAAGAGACGGGCGGCGATATCGACAATCTTCGAGAAAGAGACAAGGACGACGACGGCATCCATTCCAAGTTCCGTCAGACGATCCCATCCCACGCTGACAACCGACCAGGCGAGAGAGCCGGCGCGACCGGCCAGCTGCCCGCCGGCAAGGAGAAACGAGATGACCAAGGCGGCCGCCGCCAAGATCCGAATGGCCCGGCGCGAAGCCGATTCCCGTCGTGAAACCGCGGTGGGGCGCTGAAATACGGTTCTGACAATCGATTCGGTTAAATCCTTGGGTGTCTCTTTATAAGGAAGATTCTGCAATCCTTGCAAGAGACGGCTATAGGCCGCCAATTCCGCCCGGCAACGCGTGCATGTCGCAACATGTCCGTCCATGACGCTTCGGGAGGCTTCGTCCATTTCACCGGTGAGGTACTCCCAATGCTCTTTTACTTTATAGCGACAAGTCATCCTGTCTGATGTCCTTCAACCCGGAATAAGAATTCCGGTTTTTTCGGGAGTTACCCCGTCTCCGCCCGTTTCAGAACTCCGGCCCGCAAGGATGGGAGGATTCCTATCCTCTCTTTTCCATCAGGTTCTTGAGATGCCGGTGCGCCCGATGAAGCCTGGCTTTCACCGTTCCCAAAGGAGTCCCCAAAATCTCCGCCATCTCTTCATAGGTGAGCTGCTCCCGATACCGCAGATGCAGGATCAAACGGTAAATCGGCGGCAGTCTCTCCAAATAGGTTTCGACCGTCTCCGCGAGTGTTGTAACCTCATGCAGCCGGTCGGGCCGCGGTTCCTTGCCGGGGAGCGCCATCGGTTCCTTTCGGTCTCCAGCCGGTGAATCCGCGTCGATCGAAATCGTGCGCAACCGCCTCTTTCTATGGTGGTCAATACACAGATTCGTCGCGATCCTGTACAACCAGGTCGAAAAGGTGCGCGTCGCATCGAAGGTTTTCAGGCCCCGAAAGACCCGAATGAAGACCTCCTGCGTCAGATCTCTCGCATCCTCTTCGTTTCGAACCATCCTCCAAGCGATGTTGTAGACAGCCCGCTGGTATTTCACCACCAGTTTCTGAAAGGCGATCTCATCACCCTTCAGGATCTTTTGGACGAGGGAGAGATCTTCTGTATTCATCTTTCTCTCCGGTTTCGTCCTACCCCCACTTACGGAATGATCGCATCGGGGGTTGCGGACAGAGCCCACATTGAGGGGCGTCACCAGGGGGCATCGAGGCAACCCTAGGTCCATGAGGGAGTTGGGTCAATCTTCAGAATCCCCCTCCGGCTTCTTCGCTTGACAGGGATGTGGGGGCCATCTAGGCTCCCGAGCGTCCTCATGATGCCCGGACGTCCCCCAAATGGGGTTGCCATACCGGGAAAAGACCGAAGGGAAGGAGCCCGCCATGAACACCATAGAGATCATCCATGCTCGAGAAATCTTCGATTCCAGGGGGAATCCAACCATTGAGGTGGAGATTCAACTGACCAGCGGTATCCGATCTCGGGCCGCTGTTCCCTCCGGAGCCTCGACTGGGGAGCGGGAGGCATTGGAACTCAGAGACGGTGACATCGAGCGATTTGGTGGCAAAGGTGTTCGCCGGGCTATTGAGAACGTCAATGACCGGATCGCGCCCGAACTTGTCGGGGAAGACGCCCTCAACCAGATCCTCATTGATCGGATTCTCTGCGATCTGGATGGAACCGAAAACAAGAGCAACCTCGGCGCCAATGCTATTCTCGGTGTTTCGATGGCGGTGGCGCGCGCGGCGGCGGAGGCGCAGGGGCTTCCCCTCTGGCGTTACCTCGGCGGCGTACGCGCCCGCCTGCTCCCCATCCCCTTCCTGAATCTCCTCAATGGCGGCGCGCATGCGGACAACAACTTGGACATTCAGGAATTCATGCTGGCGCCCATCGGTTTCCCCAATTTCACCGAAGCGCTGAGGTGCGGCGCTGAAGTATTCCATGCCCTGAAGAAGGTCTTGGATCACAGAGGTTATACAACATCCGTGGGTGATGAAGGCGGATTCGCGCCGAATCTCGGATCGAACGAGGAAGCCCTGGCGCTGCTGACCGAGGCCTGCGAGAAGGCCGGCTACGAACCGGGACAGCAAGTCTATCTGGCGCTCGATTGCGCCGCCAGCGAGTTCTTCATTGACGGAAAATACATTTTGAAGGCCGATCCAAAGACAGAGTTTTCGGCCGGCGACTTGATCGACTTTTACACGGAACTGGTCGAAAAATTCCCCATCATCTCCATCGAAGACGGGCTGGCCGAGAACGATTGGAGCGGCTGGCAGGCGATGACCGAACGGCTCAGCGACCGGATTCAGCTGGTGGGGGATGATATCTTCGTCACCAATACGCAAATCTTCCAGCAAGGGATTGACGAGGGCGTGGCGAACTCCATTTTGATCAAGTTGAATCAGATCGGGAGTGTCACCGAAACGCTTCAAGCGATCGACCTGGCCCGCGAGAATGGTTATACAACAATGATCAGCCACCGGTCGGGCGAGACGGAAGACACCTTTATCGCCGACCTGGCCGTCGGCATGAACGCCGGAATGATAAAGTCCGGATCGGCTTCCCGTTCAGAGCGGGTCGCCAAGTACAATCAACTCCTGCGGATTGAGGAAGAGCTGGGAGAAGACGCGCGGTATCCGGGGCGAAGCCTTTTCGCCCGCTGGGGATTGGACGATTTGGACGAAGAGGTGTGATTCCTTGACCCTGAACCGGACATCGCTGAATCCACCCCGGTGGCGTTCGACGGCGGCCTTCCGTCCCCCTGATAAGAACCGCCCGGCGCCGGAACCGTTGCACCACCACTATCGGCAGCGGGATGAAAGACGGGGTCTCAACTGGCAGGTCTGTCTGATCCTGGTGCTCTTCTTGTGGGCCGGTTACACCGCTCTGGCCGGACCGCAGGGGCTCGTTCGTCTGATCGAAGTGAAGCAGTATGAGAAATCGGTGGAGAATGAGGTCAACCTGCTCGCCGCCCAGCTCGACTCGGTAAAGACCCAGCTGCATCAGCTCGATACTGATTACTTTCTGCGCGAAAAGACCGCGCGGGAAACGTATGGAATGGCCCGGAAGGATGAGCTGATCTATTACGAATCGACGGATGGGGCGCATAAAGAGGTGCAGCCGGGCCGGATCATCCCCCAAATGGAGGATCAGGAGCCGTGACGGCGCTCTTGACAGATCCAAGTCCAAGTGCGATAAAGGTGAACTGATCGCGGGGTGGAGCAGTCTGGTAGCTCGTTGGGCTCATAACCCAAAGGTCGTAGGTTCGAATCCTGCCCCCGCTACAGACGGACCGTTAATGGTAGACCTTTACACATCAATGGTTTCGGTCCGTGGGGCGGTCGGTGCTGTCAACACCGACCGTCCGTTTTTTTTGGTTAGAATAAAAAAAGTCGAGGCCACAAAAAACCGCCGGTTGTGTATCGAAAGGAGAAAATCCCTTCACCGACGCCTGTGACCTCGACTCTTTTCATAATCCTCTCCTTCCGATACACGAACCATTATTCGGACAACTCGCGAGAGAAGTCAAGGAGGATAAAGAAATTATTTTGTTTGCTGTTACTCAGTTCTCGGAAATTACTCCTTGCTGCAATTACTTCGCATCTCATTAATCGCTGCCGTGGATCCAGTTAGAGAGAATTTGAAGTAGATTCTCCCTTCACTAAACCAATCCAATTCAAGCAACACGGTACCCGATTGAGCGATCTTAGAGATCGCTTGGCTGCCATCGCTGAAATGAAGGCCATTCGCGCCCCATTTCTGAATCAGCGTGGTATTTTCTAAGTTGTCGTCCCACTTAATGCGTGTATTGATAAGGTTGTATCCATCTTTGAGCTCTGTATCTACCAGATTTGGGGAATCAGTGAATTCAATATAAACCCATTCCTTCTGCCCATCTGACGCTATCCACAACCAAGCCATGATATCCCCATAGGGAAAGCCCATCGGTTTAGTAGGTTGCGCGCCCGGGGACCTTGTAAAGCAAGTTTTCTCCCCCGTCATTTCATCTTTTGAGACGCCGGTTTTCCATTCAGCCGATGCGGGAATTGAAAGCGATAATACGAAAATGGAAAGGCAAACCATTATTCCAACGGTCTTGTAATTCATACTATTCAGCCTCCTTAACCAGTTTAACGCCAATCTTTTCAGGGTAAAAAAAATCGAGGCCACAAATATTCGCCGGTGTGCTCAGTGGGAGATTCCCACCGACAGCGACTCATGGCCTCGACTCTTTTCAGGAGAAATCCCCCTTAGCTGAGCACGCACTATTTTATTTCCAAACTGAGGAAGATGTCAACGAAATGGGGAGAAATTCTTTGGAGAAAGACAGCGGAAGGGTATTAAAAGATGCGCAACTAATTATCTAGGATTCAATTAAAGCCCAAAAGTATTTTTATCTCTTTCGATCAAGTTCCTGTGTTTGCTTCCGCTTGCCAACAACAAATACCGTTACTAGAGAGCCGAGAGTAGTGATTAAGGTCGCCAGTCCGGTCGTGCTTTTCCCCTGATAAAGCAAAACCAGCGAGCCCGAAAACACAACAAGCGCCAGGAAAAATCCCATACGTTGACCCCACTTTGCCAACTGATTATTTGACGTAACAACTGAAGACTCAAGACCTCTTCGATGGCGCGATTGTTCTTCGGCCATACCCAATATCCGATCAGCGGCGCCGGGCAAAAGTTTTTCATAATCTGCAAGCATTTCAGGCGGGGGTATTGGACCAGTGAAGTGTTTTCCGGTAAATGTCGCTACTACAACCTCTTGCCCTCGCTTTGATGGGTGAAATCCGTCATGCACTTTGGGATGTTTGGGATTTTTATTCTTCTTGCTACCCATTTTTAGTGTTTTGAGCACAACTCGGGATGGCTGCCCAAAAATACATCCAATCCTGAATCGAAATCCTTACTCATCATCATCCAATCCGAGGTCAATGCGCGTTGATCCGCTTCTTCACCTGTTCGACTACGGTTATATGAGTCAAAGTTGCCCCCGAGATCCAATAGTCGAGCCGCTCCGAATAGCCCAGAGGGCTGCGCAAAGAGAAAATCTGACCGTAAATTTGAAAATAATTGATCCATCTGTCCCCCATAGCAATTGATATCGATAAGTTTATCGCATCTATCGGCCACTTTCAAGCAACCCTGCAATAATTTACGTCATTATTACAACCCCTATTCAGTGAGAATGATTCATGTTTTTGCGCACAAAATGTATAGATCATTATTTTACAACAAGATACGGGCTATATTGGTTCATCCATCACAACCCTAAACTCAACACTTCCATCTTCTCCCTCATCCACTCAATATTCAGCCGGGCATACCGGGTCGTTGTCTGGATGCTCCGATGACCGAGCATCTGCTGTACCAACCTCAAATCCCCGGTTTTGAATAGGAGATGGGATGCACAACTGTGCCTGAGATGGTGGATCGTGTAGGGCTTCTCGATCCGGGCCTCCCGGAGGGCTCGCCTCCAGGGCTTCCGGATATCGGCATATGGCATCCCGGTCCGTGGACTGGGGAAAATCCATGGGTTGGCGGATCCGTATCGCTCTTGAATGATCTCCATCGCGGGCTCAATCAGGGGGACACTCACCAGCCTCAGCGATTTTGAGGCCGTGAGTCGGATGGCCTTGCCGTGGAAATCTACCTGCTCCGCCGTCAGATCAAGCACCTCGC
The Candidatus Eisenbacteria bacterium genome window above contains:
- a CDS encoding outer membrane protein assembly factor yields the protein MRQPSCLFWIPVLLLCLGLMNSSIEAAQQSPLPFDLETGWERDDFEPLFIMNRVQDYSFGATWKLLNEESYYPNLKISTLYSTGTKVWYPGIYAEQPFISSGLLNLWVDYGKEAQPFGFDDHILTRAENTAAAFFIREDFMDYVEVRRVAGGLRIGPFADQSLSLGMTSERHRSMNRVTQLSGLFGGHKVFPPNAMASEMEPILLKARYDWRIPGGWTPWSREVWNNRDSGLWMTWEGWWAHPDLGGKMNLSRHLVEGRFHLALNRFVKLRARAAVGWTPHGNREGFGFPIYPGREGTLVAEPGGDSFLTGPGRVPPQWTFHAGGIGTLRGHDEKEFVGDQLLLANLEYAIRPERSFEIYLFTDLGKAWYQDSAPYAGEGFFGKGQLEWDGGLGVEMANGGVRVQMGQNLRDMDKDPRFTLRLQRAF
- a CDS encoding DUF2335 domain-containing protein → MLKTLKMGSKKNKNPKHPKVHDGFHPSKRGQEVVVATFTGKHFTGPIPPPEMLADYEKLLPGAADRILGMAEEQSRHRRGLESSVVTSNNQLAKWGQRMGFFLALVVFSGSLVLLYQGKSTTGLATLITTLGSLVTVFVVGKRKQTQELDRKR
- a CDS encoding sigma-54 dependent transcriptional regulator, whose translation is MARLIHEESARRDQPFIRLNSAALPTELVESELFGHEAGAFTGATKRRKGKLEQAHEGTLFLDEVADMDLAAQAKLLRALGTGEVERVGGSEILHVDVRLVCATNRNLRAEVDAGRFREDLYFRICVIPIAVPALRDRNGDILELAEHFLARCCAENGRPPLQLEADARRVLQEHQWPGNVRELRNLMERLAIMHPTNIVSAEGLYNYLPPAGPSSALGAGTPRGEQAALADEDLGPAPAAGHAAPDADSESSALLKERLEEAEKKIIEDVLQRWGWNVTRAAEELGVDRATLHRRTRRLGVQRPRPDASD
- a CDS encoding DUF4390 domain-containing protein is translated as MYKKNRTTICTLFCALTLGAMASPSPALNVEFESIQIDSTGLVIGLEFPDLYAPLHERLLQGLPATIVMECELWKNRSTWFDSRILRNAYLLKMDYDTWNQEFLLRNTEREYRETDTLIVKSLVERQKLTFPWNPPPDSSRVYYLTVQATLKLLTVDDIREVEDWLGGHLKRRKSPLGIPFSLLGILKEASGLGDRTARANSGRFRIEISAEGLYVHRIPASPS
- a CDS encoding response regulator; translated protein: MQKPQLLIVDDEERIREGLQLVLEPMGLEVVCAGSAEEGLEALQSHSINIILMDLYLPGMNGIEALERIVRDHPQIPCIMISGQGGIADAVRAVQLGAFDFIEKPVQPNRLAVTIEKALRHHKILNELKAHRDEIRREWQLVGSCPAMKKLKAEISRSAPSTGWVLIEGENGTGRNWWRVLSMKRARGGTSPSSVSTAPPSPLSW
- a CDS encoding septum formation initiator family protein gives rise to the protein MTLNRTSLNPPRWRSTAAFRPPDKNRPAPEPLHHHYRQRDERRGLNWQVCLILVLFLWAGYTALAGPQGLVRLIEVKQYEKSVENEVNLLAAQLDSVKTQLHQLDTDYFLREKTARETYGMARKDELIYYESTDGAHKEVQPGRIIPQMEDQEP
- a CDS encoding T9SS type A sorting domain-containing protein codes for the protein MTGGWILAAAIGLLLSTSALLYPAHAAVQVIAPDEILRSSTLTLNGDLHFMQEDGSTVRFITDVKDSEIANPGDGLFHPASIETVDEALSALDLRFAHALNIRVFILPYPRSGQLRSTASRGAVYISPGVLEYTEEQIHFLVAHEAGHVIHQLYLKDQNAEGWEMYRRIRGIEDYTIYNAQAEHANRPHEIFAEDFRILFGGSRARATGHENRNLADPRDVSGLADFMASLLPLVSAAPAIEPLVIGPNPFRPGQHLTFRIPEQGKGTVEILDISGRRVYERDFQADGRDRFTIVWDGCDAAGRVLSAGAYFVKLTTATQGFCGRITLLR
- a CDS encoding sigma-70 family RNA polymerase sigma factor: MNTEDLSLVQKILKGDEIAFQKLVVKYQRAVYNIAWRMVRNEEDARDLTQEVFIRVFRGLKTFDATRTFSTWLYRIATNLCIDHHRKRRLRTISIDADSPAGDRKEPMALPGKEPRPDRLHEVTTLAETVETYLERLPPIYRLILHLRYREQLTYEEMAEILGTPLGTVKARLHRAHRHLKNLMEKRG
- the eno gene encoding phosphopyruvate hydratase — protein: MNTIEIIHAREIFDSRGNPTIEVEIQLTSGIRSRAAVPSGASTGEREALELRDGDIERFGGKGVRRAIENVNDRIAPELVGEDALNQILIDRILCDLDGTENKSNLGANAILGVSMAVARAAAEAQGLPLWRYLGGVRARLLPIPFLNLLNGGAHADNNLDIQEFMLAPIGFPNFTEALRCGAEVFHALKKVLDHRGYTTSVGDEGGFAPNLGSNEEALALLTEACEKAGYEPGQQVYLALDCAASEFFIDGKYILKADPKTEFSAGDLIDFYTELVEKFPIISIEDGLAENDWSGWQAMTERLSDRIQLVGDDIFVTNTQIFQQGIDEGVANSILIKLNQIGSVTETLQAIDLARENGYTTMISHRSGETEDTFIADLAVGMNAGMIKSGSASRSERVAKYNQLLRIEEELGEDARYPGRSLFARWGLDDLDEEV